A stretch of DNA from bacterium:
CCACCCGAGCCAGGTTCGCTACGCCGTCGCACAGCAGGGCGACGAGGTCGTCGGCACCGTCGTGCTCTGCGACGCCTACAGCACCTGGCAGGCTGCCCCCTACGGCACCATTGAGGACTTCTATGTCGTGCCCGAGGCCCGCGGGCAGGGCGTCGGTACCGAACTCCTTGAGCTGATGGTCCAGGAAGCACGGAAACGCGGGTACTGCCGCGTCGAACTGCAGGTGCAGGAGGACAACGATTCCGCCTGGAAGTTCTACGAGTCACGGGGGCTCCACTTCACGGGGCACCTGGTCTATGCCCGCGACCTGCGGGAGGATGAACAGGAGGCGTAGCATGTCGCGTATGTTCGCTGTCTGTGGTTTGCTGTTGTGC
This window harbors:
- a CDS encoding GNAT family N-acetyltransferase, whose amino-acid sequence is MSLLVRWATRWDRKAIAAMVGELARQHGVEPDESRLGTAFEYALAHPSQVRYAVAQQGDEVVGTVVLCDAYSTWQAAPYGTIEDFYVVPEARGQGVGTELLELMVQEARKRGYCRVELQVQEDNDSAWKFYESRGLHFTGHLVYARDLREDEQEA